A section of the Humulus lupulus chromosome 2, drHumLupu1.1, whole genome shotgun sequence genome encodes:
- the LOC133814270 gene encoding protein FAR1-RELATED SEQUENCE 5-like: protein MVHVIIHDEAISKVSMEFETEEEAYNFYNTYAYNVGFSIRMSKGLKDKDGKMRDRTFCCSCEGSRGNDKRNVNVNSIVQKQGKYQVLEFIAEHNHVTSSPIKSHLHRSQRRLIVAQAAEIEMAEASGIAPKSSLELMARRASGRENLGFILDDCLNYIHTKRTIQMRARDTDAKMMEAYSNFGDVVCFDTTYRKNHDLAMLGKKPRTILTDQSAAMPKALEFRWPETYHRLCIWHMYQNAAKHLSSVFQKFLQFAPDFGDCIYEYEEEDEFINARNKMLERYDLKDNVWLHQQFKLKEKQALVYDRDVFCANMTTTQ from the exons ATGGTACATGTAATCATTCATGATGAAGCAATATCAAAGGTTAGTATGGAATTTGAAACTGAAGAAGAAGCCTACAACTTCTATAATACTTATGCATATAACGTAGGTTTTAGCATTCGAATGAGTAAAGGACTAAAAGACAAAGATGGAAAAATGAGAGATAgaactttttgttgttcttgcGAAGGTTCTCGTGGAAATGATAAACGAAATGTAAATGTGAACTCCATCGTGCAGAAACAAG GAAAATATCAAGTTCTTGAATTTATAGCAGAGCATAATCATGTGACATCAAGCCCTATTAAGAGTCATTTGCATCGATCCCAAAGGAGACTAATTGTTGCCCAAGCTGCTGAAATTGAAATGGCTGAGGCATCTGGGATTGCTCCGAAAAGTAGTTTGGAATTAATGGCTAGAAGAGCTAGTGGACGTGAGAATCTTGGATTTATTCTTGATGATTGTCTTAATTATATACACACTAAAAGAACAATCCAAATGAGAGCAAGGGATACAG ATGCAAAAATGATGGAAGCATATTCTAACTTTGGGGATGTTGTTTGCTTTGATACAACTTATAGAAAAAATCATGATT TAGCAATGTTGGGGAAAAAACCAAGAACTATTCTCACAGATCAAAGTGCAGCAATGCCTAAGGCATTAGAATTTCGATGGCCTGAAACTTATCACCGTCTTTGCATTTGGCATATGTATCAAAATGCGGCAAAACACCTCAGTAGTGTTTTTCAGAAATTTCTCCAATTTGCACCAGATTTTGGTGACTGTATATATGAGTATGAGGAAGAAGATGAATTCATCAATGCTAGGAACAAGATGCTTGAAAGATATGATCTCAAAGATAATGTTTGGTTGCATCAACAATTCAAATTGAAGGAGAAACAGGCTTTGGTCTACGACAGAGACGTTTTTTGTGCAAATATGACCACTACTCAATGA